A stretch of the Candidatus Binatus sp. genome encodes the following:
- a CDS encoding DUF2924 domain-containing protein → MKRPAPVLDRGALSAEIASLSKASFKDLRERWKTVYGKEPSGHIGRSFLIRAIAYRLQEKAFGGLKPSAHIILNRVFDGRGEFAQQRSPRPRAGAGTVLIREWRGIRHRVTVLDNDVIYRGRRYKSLSEVARAITGARWSGPLFFGLKHRAKEVVNG, encoded by the coding sequence ATGAAGCGGCCGGCGCCCGTTCTGGATCGTGGTGCGCTCAGCGCCGAGATTGCGAGTCTATCGAAGGCAAGCTTCAAGGACCTTCGCGAGCGCTGGAAGACCGTGTATGGGAAGGAGCCGTCAGGCCATATCGGCCGGTCCTTTCTGATTCGTGCAATCGCGTACCGCCTCCAGGAAAAGGCCTTTGGTGGCCTCAAGCCGTCCGCGCACATAATCCTTAATCGCGTTTTCGATGGCCGCGGAGAGTTTGCTCAGCAACGTAGTCCGAGACCGCGAGCAGGTGCCGGGACGGTGCTGATCCGGGAGTGGCGAGGGATCAGACACCGGGTCACCGTGCTCGACAACGACGTCATCTACCGCGGTCGGCGTTACAAATCGCTTTCGGAAGTAGCGCGTGCGATCACGGGCGCCCGCTGGTCGGGACCGCTGTTCTTCGGCCTGAAGCATCGAGCCAAGGAGGTGGTCAATGGCTAG